The genomic DNA TCGTATTTTAAGAGGACTGCACAACCTTTCAGACCAGCCAGGTAGGTAAAAAGTCATGAGTAGAGCACAAACCGGTTTGGGCGGTTAGCTTAGCTGTGACGTATGTAAAGGTTTGTTCCAGTAATGCTTTTGTGTCACTCTGGCTGTAACTGATATGAAACGAACAAAAGAAACTTGGGGCATTGTTCTGATCGCAGtcacattgtcagagacacacTAAGGTCAAATACAGCACACACAGGGCCTGACTGAGTAACGTTTACCATATCTCCCTGAGGAATGTTGTAGAccagctgaacacacacacacacacacacacacgtaaatacTGACACTTAGAATAACAAAACACTTTCTTTTATTGTAAATTTCTTCACATACATAGACAATACGCAGATGTTCGTGTGCCATGATGACATCTTACCTCTCTTCCTGTTTTCCCTTCATCTTATTGGTCCGTCTCTCCATCTTGGCATCGAACCTCgtagacctgacacacacacacacacacacattagggcTGATAAGTACTTATACATGTGCCTTGAGGTCATTCCATGGGGTAGGtcagtgcgtgtatgtgtgtgtgagaagaaTTACACACTTTAGTTGACCACAGCAAAGCAAACACAAGCTACACAGTTGAGGCCAAATATATAGGCACCCTTGCACTAAATGATTCCCTatttcatttaaaataaatagaaattgaaaaaaacattgttattgGATTTTCGACATTGCAGAGACAATTTAAGTTTTGCAAACCTAAGTTGAGAATTTTTATtaagaaaacaaagacaaatggCAGCTCCTAAATTGGCTCCCTGGAGCTAGTACATGGTTGGACAGCCTTTGGCCAAGATAACTGCAGACAAACGCTTCTTGAAGCCACCAATGAGTTTGCTGTAACTTTCTACTGGCATTTGGCCCACTTTTCAGCAGCAAATTGTTCCAATACTTAAATGTTTGAGGGGTTCCCTCCAATTACTGATCTCgccattacacacaggtggattgtatttatcatcattagtcatttagatcaacattggatccttcagagatcctcactgaacttctggagagagtttgctgcactgaaagtaaaggggctgaataattttgcacgcccaatttttcagtttttgatttgttaaaaaagtttgaaatatccaataaatgtcattccacttcatgattgtgtcccacttgttgttgattcttcacaaaaaaatacagttttatatctttatgtttgaagcctgaaatgtggcaaaaggtcgcaaagttcaagggggccgaatactttggcaaggcactgtatacacatcATGTTTAGTTGtattgtttattattttgttgttgtattgtttgtatatctTTCTATTTTAAATTTGTGTTACTGTTTTTGTCTATCACTGTTTCGTTACTTGTAATGTTTTGTGGACCTCAGGAAGAAACGCTTCTGCTTtggcaaaagctaatggggatctgaATAAACAAATAAGAAATAGCGACTTATCTAAAAAAAAAGTGCATGTGTGCCAGTAGATTTGGCCGAAACTGGATATAAATACACTCAAGCAAGTCAATGATAAAAAaaatgtcataataataatatatatcatCCCAAACCGAGATGTGTTTTGGAAACAGACGACACAAATCAACGACGTGTGTGTGTTATAAGCACTATACCCGATGTGTTCACACTTGCAGCAGCAGAAGAGGCAGACCAGGAAGGCAATGATAATGACTCCACCCACCACCGCCATGGCGATGATCAATGACTGGAagttcactgacacacacacaatcaacatTAGTTCCTACTCcagcagaagtgtgtgtgtgtgtgtgtgtgtgtgtttcttaccCCAGCAGCGTCCCCAGCGTGCATCGTTGAGGGGGCAGAGGGCGTGCGGGGGGAGGATGGTTTTGACTGGGTACGTGATACACAACTCAGTCTTCTGACACCACAGGCActgtgacaaacacacacaggtcaaaCTTAACGCAAATATATGTGGACTATGAATGAGTAGGGGTTTCAGGATTGGCAGGGATAGAGTTCACAATGCCAAGGatggagggatgcagagagagaaattagGGCAGAGAGGTGTGTATTCAGTTTGTCCCCCAACCTGTCTGAAAGGTGTGGAGGGTGGAGCTGATTTGCTTATTCATGTGCAACAGAAAACATTTGTGACCCTGTTATTCCCATGAGCAAGAGGTATAGCGAAGTAAACTGGACCAGAACACATGTGACCCTGTTAGACCAATGAGCAGGAGGTATAGTGATGGAATCAGGACCAGGAAACCCAAAGTGTGCCTGACTCACGTGCCAGACTAATCCCAGACTCACCGTCACAATCTTTAGACATTCCTCACAGCTTGTTCCATTCTTAGTCTCACacactgagagagggagggagagaaaacaggttgattgagggaaaaaaacaaacattagaTTAGTAGTTCATAACACACGAAACAACTGCAGTTAGAGGCAGTAATAAAGCCTTCTCACCTGCAGCAAGACCCGGCCTACTGTAGCTATTTCCATTTGTTGTTTGACTGTATGATTCCACAGAATTGTTTGTGTACATTCTGTTAGTTCTATGGCTCCAGATAAGAAGATGAAGCCTGGTAGTCTGGTTTCTATGGGGCTAAAAGGCTGAAAGATTCTTACAAGACAGGGAACAGGTGTCTCTTTGAACACTAACTGGTTTCACCCAAACACTTAACAGTTAAATGGGCCAGCCAGTCACGATTTTTGCTACTGAAATGTGTCTGAGAAGGAACTGAAAACACTGCAACGTTCCTGCTAAAAGGTTTCAGTTACACAAGCATTTAGCAGAAAGCGAGAGCCAACTCCCTAACAGTGAATAGGCCAAATATGTTACCAATGTACCAAGCCACTTGAAATTAATGAGCCATTATCTGAATATAATAATCTACATGTTAAGGTTGATGAAAGTCTAAATTACATCATTATAAAAGGAACTGAAAACAAGCATTGTCATTTTGTGTTTCACCTAAAGGCAAAGTCACTGTGAAATATGCTACAATGTGAAATCGGGGAAATTCTGGTTTGAGGGTACTCCACTACCAACTGTATTTTCGGTGATTAATGTCATAGACTAACTAGAGAAAACAtaatataatactataataataataatactataatatgTTGTCATATACATCAAAATAATCTATAATCATCAAAATAATCTATAAGCGACAATAAATCAATGGTtaagaaaaacaacaaaagaagtGTCACTGACTCACCTATCCTAGGTGCGGCAGTTTGCGCGAACACAGCGACTACTCCGAAGAGTAGCAGAACAGCAGGTAGGCCTACCAAACTCCTTAAATCCATAATTTATTGAAACTTTAAAATCCAAACTCTGACAGTAAAATATCCCGTCGTGTATGGCGCTACTCTTGAGTTGAAAAAGTTGTCTTATTTCAGTAACAACAGGGAGAAATTGAGGCAACCCGTTTGAAGAAAATAAACCCTTGAAGTGCTGTTGAGGCAAAAAGGTCTGTCCTCCTTCCTCCCCGAGCGCGCCCAACCAATGACAGGTGGAATTAGGGCGACCACGTGTCTCAGATTGCTGGACAGTCCCGAATGTTGGCCGTTTGTCTGATGTCCCGTATTTTACCAACAAATTAAAACACCACTCATTTACCAACAAAGTTAGATTTGTTGCGTATTTCAGTCAGACTTCCTATTCATTTGATGATAACTGACATTTCGAACTGTCT from Oncorhynchus clarkii lewisi isolate Uvic-CL-2024 chromosome 7, UVic_Ocla_1.0, whole genome shotgun sequence includes the following:
- the LOC139414119 gene encoding pituitary tumor-transforming gene 1 protein-interacting protein-like, with the translated sequence MDLRSLVGLPAVLLLFGVVAVFAQTAAPRIVCETKNGTSCEECLKIVTCLWCQKTELCITYPVKTILPPHALCPLNDARWGRCWVNFQSLIIAMAVVGGVIIIAFLVCLFCCCKCEHIGSTRFDAKMERRTNKMKGKQEERKAEMKMRHEEIRTKYGLSGSNPYSKFS